A window of Nicotiana sylvestris chromosome 8, ASM39365v2, whole genome shotgun sequence genomic DNA:
tgttaaaatatgtcgaagaccacaggtgcatttatgtgacgtggttcgagacgtgttttaataacgttgcaatctttttaaaaatgaataaaagcggttaaagtcaaaatttgcacataggtttaaagtgtttaaaatcagacaaataggccgaatatgacagttgagcgaccgtgctaaaaccacggaactcaggaatgcctaacaccttctcccgggttaacaaaattccttatccggatttctggttcgcggactgtaatacagagtcatttcttttcctcgattcgggattcaaccggtgacttgggacaccataaatctcccaagtggcgactctgaattaaataaaccaatcctatttcgattgtcctttaaatggaaaaactcctttatgccctgcgggcgcaggtaaaaaggaggtgtgacagtgctATATCATGGAAAAGTAAGAAACAAACCTATACAGCCCTTTCAACGATGGAAGATGAGTTCATGGCTTGTGCGTCTGTAGTACAAGAAGCTGTTTAGTTGAAGAGATTCTTTGAGCATTTGGATATTACAAAGAACTCTCAAGGTCCCATGACTCTgtattgtgatagtcaagcggctATTGTATACACAAAAGATCCTAAGTATCACAGCAAGACCAAACACATTGGCATGAAGTATAACTTTGTGAGAGACATGGTAGCGAGTGGAGAGATAAATTTACAGTACATTCCTACGCGAAGCATGATAGCTGATCCTTTTATAAAGGAGATATCTAGAGACATGTTTGAGAAACATGTTATGGCTCTAGGTTTGTGAAGGATATGAACATATTTATGTATTGTAAAATGAATTTTGTATTATAATATGCTCATCAATATTTGATTTTTGAATTTATGCTTATATCTCGTATGCATGTGATGATGTTTTATTGATAAAGTGTGTCGAACAAGTCGCGAGATTGGCTTTCTCACACGAGCAATCACCTTTTACGTTAAGAATAGTGAAGATATGAGACTTTATAGAACCTTGGATAATGCGAGGTTATATTTACTTGTAGAGGTTGGTCTTAACAACTAGTCAGACTTACGAATTTCACTATTCGATTATGACTTGTTTTGTAAGCCAGATGCGAGTTTCTCTAAGAAGATGGTTTGAGGATTATTGAAGTGAAAAATTCTGGTTAGACATTTGGAGGTGTCTAGACCAAGATTTGTACGACATTGAGTGATTAAAAGAGTAAGACACACGTGCCAATATAAGGTGAGAACACCATAATATGTATTTCATACCATGAGTTCTATCGACCAATAGGATAATAGAAGAATGAATCCCTGTTTCTCATTGTGTGAGATCTCAAAGAAGTTACATTAACTTTTATTGAAATACCTTTTGACCTTTTACTGTCTCTTGAAGTGCCAATCAATGTTACTACTTTAGTATGTCACTAATAGTCATGAGTGATTCGACAATACATTGCATGTCTAGAAAAGCAGGTTCTTTGGAATGGAAAGACTCGAGTAGAAAGAGAAGACGACTTAAAATTTAGTAATTTAacttgtattcataggtcgaccaTTACACTTACCATGAGGGTATCAAATGTAATTATGTATACAAAGTTAAACATGAACTCGAGTTCACTTCTTTTGAGGATGAGGGATCAGATAACTAGCTACTGGAGTAGCGGGTAATGTCTAGGGTATATCGAGTAATAAGATCCTCGTGTTAGTAGTGAATCCTTTCCAAATATGATCGGATCTCTACACAGCGCTTTAGAATTACCTTAATGAGTTTGAAATATTTTATAGCTCTTGATGCTCGCAGGTCGTACGAACTATTTGTCTGTATGAATAACGTGTGTTATTGGCATGATATTGGTTTAGGTACAGCCCACCATGAGCGAAGTGGGAGATGTTGGATTTATTTTCAATTTGGGTCGCAAGTCACTCCATGTGGGCTGACACGACCCATTTATGAGTAGATAAGATTAAATAACCTCTTATGAGAAGTTACTCCATACGTTGAATTTGTGAGAGAATATTCTACACGGTTATTTTTTGGGTGGGAACAGTTTTTCTTCAGAACTGCTTTCTTCCTTAACTCTGAATAAAAGGGAACAATACGTACTCTTCAAagatacaagaagaagaagaagaaaaatacagaGAACTCATTTTCTTTTCTCACAAGAAATACACAGAGGACACTTAGTTTGTGGAATCAAAATATTCTATTTCCAAAGTGAAATAGAATCGGCGTAGAGCAATTTCTATCACACAAATTTCAACAATCTTCCATTGTTGTTAACATATACACAAATTCGATGTCCCTGTTACTATTAAATCATCAGTTATGAAGTTAAGAGTTCAAAAAGTTGTGAAGAAAATAATTTCTGGACAAGAGTGAATAAGTTATTTTTGTTCattttatgaaaaataatttaattcaAATTTTTTTCATCATAGCCAATTATACTAAAAATGCTTAAAACcttttttctcaaaataattttaTCATGGAAAGCACAGTGAAAACTGGTACAAATTAATAACACGTTTATCTTGCCCTATTGTAATCCCTAGCTTATTTTTCACCCTCTTTTATTCTCTAATAAATCTTCCTTGATGTCGGTGTCTTTAGTAGGTCTGCAATAATAATGCAGAGAATCCCAGGTCTTTCCTTTGTAACCAAAAAGATGGAAAAAAAACAAGGACAAGCAATCTTCTTTGTTGCTTCGTTAGGTTGCTTCTCCGCCCTTTCTTCCCATAATCCAAGTGGTAGAGTCAAGCAAATAAGTGGAGCCAGCCGTCGTCTTATATTTTGGAGTTGATTCTTTTTACAGTAAAACATTTGGATTAGTACATTGAACTTCGATTCACTTAGGGATCGTTTTTGGCTGTGTATCCGAGCAATTAATCTTAGCATAAAATGCTGCATAAGATTTATATAATACAATGTTTGGTTGGCCACGTAAGAAAAAAATTAATCTCCGCATAATTAATGTATCGCAATTAGTTGGCTGTATTAAACAATACTTGTATATATCAGAATTTTATATCATTATATGCGAGATAGAATATGGAATAAAAATACGTGTATAAGCAATACAAGAATTAAATTATttctttataaaaaaaatactcttttaaAGTAAGTAATCAATGTAAAATAATACATTTATACTTACTGCATAATAATCTTTTCGTTATTAATTCTGTGCATTAATTCGTATAAACTCTAACGGAGCAAATTGCCCGCATAATAGTTCTCTAGGGAGTAGTTAAAGCACTATCTATCAAAAGTAGAAAATTATTAAAGatcaaatttgaaactttgagTTAAAGATGAAGAAATATTTAAGTAAACAAAAATAGACAACTTAATGATGAGAAGGATAAAAAAAAAGAGGGTGGGTGAGGAAATTGTGTTGTGACAGGATAAATAGTCTATTCTCATTTGACAATGACAATAGAGCAAGCCTCAAACATTTGAAGTGCCCAAAAATAAGGATGTAAGATAAGCTACCTAAATGATCACGTGCTTGTCCTATTTTTACTGAATTTTCCAAATTAGAGCACACAAAAGTTTGGTTGAAGGCAGCTAAGCTTGTTTTAGTTGTCTAGATCTGTTTATTATTAACTTAAAAAGACCTCCACTTTTATTTGTCTCACCTAAATTTTGCTTTATCATCTAGACACAAAATGGTTTTACTGGCCCTTGCCAGGTTCAATGTCATTTCAATATATAGGATCTACATACAAAAGAACATCAAGTTTCCCACCATGTATAAAGTATGATAAACGACATCTATATTCTCTCTCTTAATGCACCTGATCAATATTAAAAAATTTATAAATACTCAGTGATATTCTCAGGCCACCATAGATTGTTGGAATCCAAAGTATATATATGCATTAATATATTAGCCATATTAATTAAACCAAACATTCCAAGGATAGCAAAAACTTTTATTTGCCAAAACTGCCTAGCTAGTTAAAAGTTTAGTCACTGAAATTCTCATGACCATCTGTTTTATAGAGAGGAACCGCTTAATTAATATTAGCATCGCGTGCAGTAAAATTCTCCATTAATAATGCTAAGTAGGATGGCTTTGTGGAAAATAATCCAGCTGTGTTGATTTGACTTAGTTAAGTTCtgacatataatataatactataTCAGAAAGTGGTAGTGAAAAGGTTAGGGAAAATAGAATAAGTGAAAGGAATACAGTTAATTAATTCTACTTACATTTATCACATTTGCATTTCAACTTAATTATCACATATGCAATTCTTTTATAGCTATGCTGTTTGGAGTTCTTTTACATCTCACACACACATTTGAAATCCTGATTTCCATTTTTCACTAGGCCACTCTTTGCTAAAACacatttataattttttatttccacttcaacaataaataaataagattgggaATGTGTCAACATCAGTACAGCTTAATCACAATAAAGATACAGCTTAAGCTCAACTCTTTCATCTCGTGAGAGAGACACCAACTCTCTGTTTCCAGCCAAATCACATACGTACGCTTCTTTTCCTCCTTCAATTCATGCctaaaaaagttattttttgcTTCCAACACATTGCTTTGTCACCATATTCTGTCCTTTTCTCTAATGGATCGGACTTTTTTATTACTCCCTTATTAATtagtcttttctcttctttcctcaCGTAACATCTCAATTACTGTGTTAGCTACACTCTATAAATACCTCACCGTTTCCCCTCTTCTCTTCAACATTTCTTCCATAACTTCCACCcccagaagaaaaaaaaaagaaaaatttccttCTCTGAAACTTGTGGGACATTGCTTCCTCGCTAAacttaaaacttttttttttttgctaccGAAAAATCCAATGGCTTGCTTAAACATTCACAAAATGGTTTGTACACTTCCTATATCTTTGATGTTTAATTTCAATGCATGGGCGTAaccatcttcttcttttttcccttttgtaTTTAATTTGTAATTCCTTTCCATGTTCATGATAATTTGGATCTTTTTTGCTTTAAGATTTCTAATTCTTTCCATTACAATTAAAATGGCCAACTTCGTCTTCTCTAATCATTTTGATGTCTTTCAAAATGGccccccttttttcttctttagttTTCTACTATGGCTTCTCATTCTCAGATAGTCACGTCTTTTTCTGCTTTTTTCCACGTGTACATTCCAAAAGTATTAAAAATTTATTTGTTCCAtaagaattaattaataatatatatagtatattttGTGTGATGCATGAGTTTCTGTTTCATGTTTATTGCAAATAAAGACGAATTCATAATATACACTTAACGAGTTCAGTTGAATTCATAAAATCCGTTCTAAATCTATCAAACTGTTCTACTATCTCTAGTCATTGTACCAAGTGTTGTATGAGTTTGGTTTTTTTCATTTCCAACTTCTCTCTAGTATATGTAATTTAGTAGCattgagaagaagaaaaatcaataaaaatgtTGTCACGGTCTCACGGGAGTCTTGTCATACTAGACTTGCCGTGTAGGCTTTTTACTAATTATACGTAGTAGAAATTCTAGTTCATGGATTTTAATACGTATAGAAATACATATGAAGGAGAATTCAAATACGTCAAGTAATATTGTAACTTAGCGAAAGATTTGCTACAATAAAGACAACGTTGTTTGTTGCTTTTAGACTTCTTAGGTTTCTGGAACATTTTCAGATAAAAATATCATTTTACTTTTAATGTTATAGGACCACACAATACGTCATCCACTGATCCAAGTATGTAAATACATACAGCTGGTTGTCTATGCATGGCATTAAGGATAAAAATGGGGACAGACACTGAATCTTGGTGTTGTTTTAGCTTAAGGTTGTTTTAGTAGTAAGTAAAATAACAGAACAGTTATTTTCCTATGTATAGTAAATCAAAAGCATGCTACGCAATTGCCATATATAATACGCGTCCAAAATTAGTACGTAAGACTTTACCTTTTACTATGCACTACAATTGGCCACCTAAAATCTGGTAAAAGCAGGTAATTTTATATAATATCATTAATAGTATAAAAAATTATTACATTATCAGTATATCTTAACTTAAATCTAATTAAGTAACTGGAGCAGTCTAGCAACTTTGTGTTTATGCAGATAATGATAACTCGTTTATATTGCTTTTCTCCTATAGTACAGGTTAAACCAAAAGTAAGATACTGATTTTCCAATATAGCAAACCTCCTTTATTTAAATCTAAAGTGAGAATTATTCCCACATGGGCGAAACGAATAATAGTAGTTTTTAGGACAGCATCTCGTGGGTAATATAACTAAACTAGTTCAAACCAGACAATGGCATGATAAATGATTCCTTCACAGAATAGAATAATAGCGTACTGAATATTCATAAAATTCATGTTATTACAGAATATTCTTTAAAAGAGAGTATTCTTTAAGgttgtcttttttatttttgtatattcTTTTCGAAAATCTTGTAGAGTCTCATGCTTAAGCTGTTCGATGACTTGAGTTAATTACTCTCATATTCCATCGTAACGGCTAATGCATGTTCTCCCATAATATTTTTACAGTGTCAGAAGCCAGAGAATGAAAAAGATGAATACACCTTTGATGGAAGTGTGGATAAGCATGGTCAGCCGGCCGTGCGAGAGAGGACTGGAAGGTGGTTTGCTGGTGTTCTCTTACTTGGTAAGcaaatttttaattaatatataaTCGAATAAAAATGATAACCGAAATACCAACTTCTTGCTTGTTACAACTTTAATGTAATTAATTTCAGTGAATCAAGGTCTAGCCACGTTGGCATTCTTTGGTGTTGGAGTCAATCTAGTACTATTTCTGACTAGAGTTATGGGTCAAGACAATGCTGAAGCGGCCAACAATGTGAGCAAGTGGACTGGCACAGTTTATATCTTCTCTCTCTTGGGAGCTTTCCTCAGTGATTCCTATTGGGGAAGATACAAGACTTGTGCTATTTTCCAAGCCATTTTTGTGGCTGTAAgtcactttttttttttctttttcaaatgtcTTAATTCTGTCATTTCACAACTCAATTATCTTAGAAAATTTAGATACTAGGATTTAATATTGTTTTGTTCTTGCAGGGAGTGGTTTCACTTTCATTGACTTCATACATTTTCTTAGTCAAGCCTAAAGGTTGCGGAGACGAAAATAACCCATGTGGGTCCCACTCGACTATCAGTGTGGTGCTCTTTTACGTGTCGATTTACTTAATTGCCCTTGGGAATGGAGGGTATCAGCCTACTATTGCAACATTTGGAGCTGACCAATTTGATGAAGATCACCCTCAAGAGAGTCACTCAAAAGTGGCTTTTTTTAGCTACTTTTACTTGGCATTAAATCTTGGATCTTTGTTCTCAAATACCATCTTAGGCTATTTTGAAGATAAGGGAATGTGGACTTTAGGCTTTTGGGCGTCGGCTGGCTCTGCCATTTTGGCATTAGTGTTGTTTCTTATTGGGACACCTAGGTATAGGCACTTTAAACCTACAGGCAACCCTTTGTCAAGGTTTTGTCAAGTGGTTGTGTCTGCTACTAGAAAATGGAAAGTTGAACAATCTTCAAGGGGAGATGAACTATATGAGGGTGAAGGACAAGAGCCTGCTGAAAATGGAAATAGAAGAATTCTCCATACTGATGGTTTCAAGTAAGTTATTTTAATGAAATTTAGTATTTACTTGTCTGCCCGTTCATGGTTTTATATTATActcatttctttttattttgcttcaaaaaagaatgacactttatatatattttataattatttaatgtCACGCTTTCCATCTTAACCTTAATAATATACTTTTATAGCCACAGAAATATATGACATGTTTAAGATCATAAATTGTAAGGAAACTTAAAATATATGCTATATTTTCGTTAAACGTTGTATCTAGTCAAACACCGTTATATAATATGCAATGGACGGACCATGTTTTGCATTTATTTTTATATACGAtctaaggtttttattatttggtTTTGGTATTATAGATTCTTGGATAAAGCAGCTATAATCACATCAAAAGATGGAGAAAACAACCCATGGCGGCTTTGTGCAGTATCTCAAATTGAAGAAGTGAAATGCATATTGAGATTACTTCCAATATGGCTGTGCACAATACTGTATTCAGTAGTCTTTACACAAATGGCCTCTCTGTTTGTGGAACAAGGGGCTGCAATGAAAACAACTGTCTCAGGGTTTCATATTCCACCAGCAAGCATGTCTAGCTTTGATATTCTGAGTGTTGCAGCATTCATTTTCATCTATAGAAGAGTTCTTGATCCCCTTGTTGCAAGATTAAAGAAGTCTGCTCCAAGAGGATTGACAGAGCTCCAAAGGATGGGAGTTGGACTCATCATTGCTATTATGGCAATGGTAGCAGCAGGAATCGTTGAGCATTTCAGGCTAAAATCTGCGGACAAAGATTGTTCAAGTTGCACgaattcaagttcattaagtATTTTCTGGCAAGTTCCTCAATATGTACTTATTGGAGCATCAGAGGTATTTATGTATGTGGGACAATTGGAGTTCTTCAATGGACAAGCACCTGATGGATTGAAAAGTTTCGGAAGTGCACTATGCATGACTTCAATTTCACTAGGAAATTATGTGAGCAGCTTATTGGTTTCTATTGTCATGAAAATTTCAACTACTGATAAGATGCCTGGCTGGATACCTGGAAATCTCAACAAGGGTCATTTAGACAGATTCTATTTCCTTTTAGCAGCATTGACAGCAGCTGATTTTTTGGTCTATCTCATTTGTGCCAAGTGGTATAAGTACATTAAGTTTGAAGAAAGAAGCATTGAAAAGCAACATGGAGAGAAGCAAGGAGATTTGAAAGTCTAATAAGCTTGGGGAGAGAAAATAAAAGACTCTATGATACCAACTATTTACATTAATAATCACAAATTAGGATTAGAAGTGATATTGTATAATATGTATTTGTGCAAGGAGACTAGAGAAGCGCATTGTTACTGTTCTCTAAGTTGAGCACAAGATGTTCTGTTGGAATCAATTATATTGATTTTTTGCGACAATTTTTTGACTTATTTATTATTAATATAAAAAGTTATGATTGGACTAATTTGCCTTTTGTAGTACACtcttttctttaaacaattttgtAAATATTACTTGCTTGGTCATCCTAATACCTATGTACCAATATCTCTCTCATCATTAAAGCAAATATTATAAAGTAGTACACCACAATCGGACCTTTTTTTGCCCTGTCCAACCACACCAATCCTATTCTGGGCTTCATCTAAATTTATAAAGAAATAATTTGTTATGAATTAGGCTCACCCCAATATCACACATGTACTATTGGGCTGAGAAGAGATATTGGGCCGAAAACAAGCAAAATGGCCAAGTTGATTTGGGATCCAGGTTGAGTATTGGCGCAAAGAAAGTGTCGTTAAAAAGGGATAGTGATGGTTATTTTGGAGATTATGCATATTATTGAGAAAAGTGTATGCTTCTCCTCGTCTCCCTTTCCGTGAGTCTAACGATTCTCATCCCCTTCTTCTATCTATCCCTAGTTACTTTGATTCCTGTAATTTCTTAGTGTAGTTCGGTAGTTTGAGGATTGAATTGTTATCCAAATATGTAATTGAGTTCTAGTTCATATTGATATAGCAAGGAGTTTGTCCATTTGTTACATTGGTGCTTTTATACATCGGACTCCAATGGAGGTACTGAATCGATTTAGCAGCAGCGGCAACCCAGAGAGCTGGGGCCGAGCAATACTTCACTTACCTTGGCTTCGCCGAGAAGGATTGGTTACCGCTTCCTTCCTTTTACCTTGGCGGTGAAGCTCTTAATTGGTTCAATTGGTTGTTTCGAAACAATCAATTTTTCGATTGGAAACATTTTAAGGCAAAATTTGCTCAACATTTTCGACGACAACCCACCACAGATCCTGTAGGGAGTCTAGCTTATTCCTCAGAGGTTTGTTTTAATTACGTCAATTCTATCCCTACAGTTTCAAAATTAGTTCTAGCGTCTCCTTTTCCTGCTCAGAGCCATTTTTTATTTGCGTTTGAATCTGCCGATGACACTGAAAACTTAAAAGAGGACCATGTGCTCGATAAATTGCCAGAGAGGTATGAAAATATAGATTCCTTGGCATTGATTGCTGGAAGTAATACTAAGATTCAATCTCTTGAAGACATAGAAGCACCTCAAGTTAGGCATGTAAAATTAGTAGAGGTGGCAGATATGGTACAGGACACTTCTGCCATTATCGAAGCACAGATGTTCGGCAAAATTTCACACACCGCAGTGAGCTCCGATATTCATGATCTTAATGTTATTGTCCATGAGGGAGGACACTTTGCAACTACATTAGACAAGTTGGACGATGATAGCTTCTGCGAAAATTGTAGCTTGAAAACCAAGGTACCTAATGCGGTGTTAAATGATACAAACTACTCTAAAATACTGAGGAGGAAAATTCACAGGATACTCCTGTAGCTCGGGTGTTTGACAAAGCTCCTCAGAGGTATTATATCTGGTTTTATGGTTCCTTTTGCTAGTCAAGGAATTGTGGTATCGAACGCGAGTATGCGATTTGCTGCAATAGACTTTTCACTTGATGGTACCATATGGTTTCACACAGTTCCATCTTTGTCTACTTCCCTTGAAGAAAGTTGCGGGGCTAATCAAAATATGGTGTCACTGTACCTTGACTTTAGCTTACACTTGCAATTGGTTTGCTACTGGGTGGCGTGATCCGCCTGAAGCTGTTTCACTGTTATTGGTGGCCAAACGAAACAAGGATTGTCATCTGTATTCAGAGCATAGCAAGGATGCAAGAGATGCTGGAATACCGATTTCTAGTTATATTGCCAAGTGGTTTGACACAGGGCAGAAATTTGACATTGCTTCAGTTTGTGCATCTCTTCCTCCTATTCCTTTAAGTTCTGTATCAGGTGCCCATACTTTTACTCTGTTTGAAGCAACAAAAAAAAGATGGGGTTGTTTATTTGCAAAGTTATATGATAGGGAGCAGTTATATGGAATTGAATTTGGTGTTGAGGCCTTCAATGCCATGTATCTTAATGAATGTTTTCGGGTACTTGAGAATATTGAGGTTTGACATATTGATAATTTTTTATGGAGTATGAGCATGAACTTC
This region includes:
- the LOC104210394 gene encoding protein NRT1/ PTR FAMILY 7.3-like; this encodes MACLNIHKMCQKPENEKDEYTFDGSVDKHGQPAVRERTGRWFAGVLLLVNQGLATLAFFGVGVNLVLFLTRVMGQDNAEAANNVSKWTGTVYIFSLLGAFLSDSYWGRYKTCAIFQAIFVAGVVSLSLTSYIFLVKPKGCGDENNPCGSHSTISVVLFYVSIYLIALGNGGYQPTIATFGADQFDEDHPQESHSKVAFFSYFYLALNLGSLFSNTILGYFEDKGMWTLGFWASAGSAILALVLFLIGTPRYRHFKPTGNPLSRFCQVVVSATRKWKVEQSSRGDELYEGEGQEPAENGNRRILHTDGFKFLDKAAIITSKDGENNPWRLCAVSQIEEVKCILRLLPIWLCTILYSVVFTQMASLFVEQGAAMKTTVSGFHIPPASMSSFDILSVAAFIFIYRRVLDPLVARLKKSAPRGLTELQRMGVGLIIAIMAMVAAGIVEHFRLKSADKDCSSCTNSSSLSIFWQVPQYVLIGASEVFMYVGQLEFFNGQAPDGLKSFGSALCMTSISLGNYVSSLLVSIVMKISTTDKMPGWIPGNLNKGHLDRFYFLLAALTAADFLVYLICAKWYKYIKFEERSIEKQHGEKQGDLKV